One Gordonia mangrovi genomic region harbors:
- a CDS encoding IclR family transcriptional regulator, with protein MTLIMEAFDRPLARLTLDEVTQHTGLPRSTAHRILDQLVRCGWLIHAKTHYSLGGRALTLGGRERAQHELRSAAADIAQNLASRTGTYVHIATLAGAEVFYLEMFSGRSGSRPGSQVGGRAPAHCTAVGKAILATLTPEYVDNQYADALGNVRTMHSIRDMSALHQELARVRGRNGLALERGECFPGLACLGAAIRSDDGTVGGISVVTPRDQVLEPLAPMVSRAAQAISARLTGPRRPR; from the coding sequence ATGACGTTGATCATGGAGGCCTTCGACCGGCCGTTGGCGCGCCTGACCCTCGACGAGGTGACCCAGCACACCGGTCTCCCGCGGTCGACCGCGCATCGGATCCTCGACCAACTCGTGCGCTGTGGCTGGCTCATCCACGCCAAGACGCACTACAGTCTCGGCGGTCGGGCGCTGACGCTCGGCGGTCGTGAACGTGCACAGCACGAATTGCGTTCCGCAGCTGCCGACATCGCCCAGAACCTGGCGTCCCGGACCGGGACATACGTGCACATCGCGACTCTCGCCGGCGCCGAGGTGTTCTACCTCGAGATGTTCAGCGGCCGTTCCGGTAGCCGCCCGGGCTCGCAGGTGGGCGGCCGCGCACCGGCGCACTGCACCGCGGTCGGCAAGGCGATCCTGGCCACCCTCACCCCCGAGTACGTCGACAATCAGTACGCCGACGCGCTCGGCAACGTCCGCACCATGCACAGCATCCGCGACATGTCGGCGCTGCACCAGGAACTTGCGCGTGTCCGCGGACGCAACGGATTGGCCCTCGAGCGGGGCGAGTGCTTTCCCGGCCTCGCCTGCCTCGGCGCGGCCATCCGCAGCGATGACGGCACCGTGGGCGGTATCTCCGTCGTCACGCCTCGAGACCAGGTGCTCGAACCGCTGGCACCGATGGTTTCGCGAGCCGCGCAAGCCATTTCGGCTCGGCTGACCGGCCCACGCCGGCCGCGATAA
- a CDS encoding 3,4-dihydroxy-2-butanone-4-phosphate synthase, which translates to MTAGSLIDISRHERSAARTDSCPVFDAITRLRAGEIVMVCDDSASSATYDLVCAADRLTTDRAAFMVRHTSGFLQVALRDPVCDRLQIPPVAPNADRLSSQQCVAVDAAVGVGTGISATDRTRTINRLGAPDAVSNDFTRPGHVVPIRVASQPLRHDTASLALTLVEMSGSTAAVFATVVDADGLTEGLPTSTESAAFAARHGLAVIGLAQVAHARSA; encoded by the coding sequence ATGACCGCGGGATCTCTGATCGACATCTCACGCCACGAGCGGTCGGCGGCACGGACGGATTCGTGCCCGGTCTTCGACGCGATCACCCGACTGCGGGCCGGCGAGATCGTGATGGTCTGCGACGACTCCGCGTCGTCGGCCACCTACGACCTCGTCTGTGCGGCCGATCGACTGACGACGGACCGTGCTGCGTTCATGGTTCGTCACACCTCGGGCTTCCTGCAGGTCGCGCTCCGCGACCCGGTGTGCGATCGTCTGCAGATACCCCCGGTCGCGCCCAACGCCGACCGGTTGTCATCGCAGCAGTGTGTCGCCGTGGATGCCGCGGTCGGCGTCGGGACCGGCATATCCGCCACGGATCGGACCCGGACGATCAACCGGTTGGGCGCGCCCGACGCGGTGTCGAACGACTTCACTCGTCCCGGTCATGTCGTCCCGATCCGGGTGGCCAGTCAGCCGCTGCGCCACGACACCGCCTCGTTGGCACTGACATTGGTGGAGATGAGTGGTTCGACAGCAGCGGTGTTCGCCACTGTGGTCGATGCGGACGGCCTGACCGAGGGTCTGCCGACGAGCACCGAGTCCGCCGCGTTCGCCGCGCGCCACGGTCTCGCCGTCATCGGCCTCGCACAGGTCGCCCACGCTCGGTCGGCCTGA
- a CDS encoding CaiB/BaiF CoA-transferase family protein, with the protein MSAPTPLDNYLVVDMSDGIAGAYCTKMLADGGARVVTVEPPEGDSLRSWSASGSAADTDSDGALFDYLACSKESLVVDPDVAADLDMLNRLLSKADAVVWSRGSRLTAQTALAPSAICDAHPHLVVTAITPFGLEGPWSERAATEFTLQAWSGGIVGLGRGAPDRAPVHVGGRIGEWFAGAYAAAATMTSVLRGGAGELVDLSMLETEIQGLTYHSTTFQELRGRPFRSERSIFIPGVSQASDGMVALGCATAQQWNDLCVMVGHPEWIDNDQPLQITTRAAEFATDIYAWISERTVDEVCEAATAFRIPNAAVGNGANLPELAQHEERGSYIKNPTRGFTQPGHPYRMSSFALHQPEPAPRLGEHTEALGAELSAPDHKGDRQQATTTGKPFEGMRVLDMTAFWAGPSCTHILATLGAEVIHVESTSRPDMTRFIAGVPMTDENWWEKSPIFAGLNTNKKGVTLNIQTEQGRELLKELVKTCDVLVENYTPRVLDQIGMDYESVKALRPDIIMVRMPGFGLDGPWKDKAAFAYVIEDASGLTWLTGHPDQNPVEPYSIGDPNAGIHALNGLLVALAHRDRTGAGTLVEASMIEAALNVSAEQVIEYSAYGKLLNRDGNRGPVAAPQNLYQSAGTDEFGRDDCWVAIAVETDAQWSILREALGSPEWALDPALESADGRRAAHDLIDEKLGQWCRVRSDDEIVDTLWDAGVPVAKVMQPHRQTELPQLEFRRFFAQVDHAVNGTARHTTLPIRFSSAPEQFDMRPAPLLGEHNTEILTGIGVTAAELDKLESDKVIGRKLAF; encoded by the coding sequence ATGTCCGCACCCACCCCCTTGGACAACTACCTCGTCGTCGACATGTCCGACGGGATCGCTGGTGCCTATTGCACCAAGATGCTCGCCGACGGCGGCGCCCGCGTCGTCACAGTCGAACCGCCAGAGGGTGATTCGCTACGGTCCTGGTCAGCGTCAGGGTCAGCTGCCGACACCGACTCCGACGGCGCTCTGTTCGACTATCTCGCCTGTTCCAAGGAGAGTCTTGTCGTCGACCCCGACGTCGCTGCCGATCTCGACATGCTCAACCGGTTGTTGTCGAAAGCCGACGCGGTGGTGTGGTCACGCGGATCGCGGCTGACCGCGCAGACCGCCCTTGCACCGTCGGCGATCTGCGACGCGCATCCCCACCTGGTGGTCACCGCGATCACGCCGTTCGGTCTCGAAGGTCCGTGGAGCGAGCGAGCGGCAACCGAGTTCACCTTGCAGGCGTGGTCGGGCGGCATCGTCGGACTCGGGCGCGGTGCACCCGACCGCGCTCCGGTGCACGTGGGCGGACGAATCGGTGAGTGGTTCGCCGGCGCCTACGCTGCCGCCGCCACCATGACTTCCGTATTGCGCGGCGGTGCCGGCGAACTCGTCGACCTGTCCATGCTGGAGACCGAGATCCAGGGACTCACCTATCATTCCACCACCTTCCAGGAGCTGCGTGGCCGCCCCTTCCGGTCCGAGCGATCGATCTTCATCCCCGGCGTATCCCAGGCGTCGGACGGCATGGTGGCACTGGGCTGTGCAACCGCTCAGCAGTGGAACGACCTGTGCGTCATGGTCGGGCATCCCGAGTGGATCGACAACGACCAGCCACTCCAGATCACCACCCGTGCTGCCGAATTCGCCACGGACATCTACGCGTGGATCTCGGAACGCACCGTCGACGAGGTGTGTGAGGCGGCGACGGCCTTCCGAATCCCCAACGCCGCCGTGGGCAACGGCGCCAACCTGCCCGAACTCGCCCAGCACGAGGAACGCGGCTCCTACATCAAGAATCCGACGCGTGGGTTCACCCAACCGGGACATCCGTATCGGATGAGTTCCTTTGCCCTCCACCAACCCGAGCCGGCACCACGTCTCGGCGAACACACCGAGGCTCTTGGCGCGGAACTGTCGGCCCCGGATCACAAGGGTGATCGTCAGCAGGCCACGACGACCGGCAAACCGTTCGAGGGTATGCGGGTGCTGGACATGACGGCGTTCTGGGCGGGACCGTCGTGCACGCACATCCTCGCCACCCTCGGCGCCGAGGTCATCCACGTCGAGTCCACGTCTCGGCCTGACATGACACGATTCATCGCCGGGGTGCCGATGACCGACGAGAACTGGTGGGAGAAGTCGCCGATCTTCGCCGGACTCAACACCAACAAGAAGGGCGTGACCCTCAACATCCAGACCGAGCAGGGTCGGGAGCTCCTCAAGGAGCTGGTGAAGACGTGCGATGTGTTGGTCGAGAACTACACGCCGCGGGTGCTGGATCAGATCGGCATGGACTACGAGTCGGTCAAGGCACTGCGCCCCGACATCATCATGGTGCGTATGCCCGGCTTCGGCCTCGACGGGCCGTGGAAGGACAAGGCGGCGTTCGCCTATGTCATCGAGGATGCGTCCGGATTGACCTGGCTCACCGGCCATCCCGACCAGAATCCCGTCGAGCCGTACTCCATCGGCGACCCCAACGCCGGTATCCACGCACTCAACGGGCTGCTCGTCGCGCTGGCGCACCGCGACCGTACCGGTGCGGGAACCCTGGTCGAGGCCAGCATGATCGAAGCCGCGCTGAACGTGTCCGCCGAGCAGGTCATCGAATACTCGGCATACGGCAAGCTGCTCAATCGCGACGGCAACCGCGGCCCCGTCGCGGCCCCGCAGAACCTCTATCAGTCGGCCGGCACCGACGAGTTCGGACGAGACGACTGTTGGGTGGCCATCGCCGTCGAGACCGATGCTCAGTGGTCGATCCTGCGCGAGGCGCTCGGGTCACCCGAATGGGCACTCGACCCGGCGCTGGAATCGGCCGACGGCCGGCGTGCCGCACACGACCTCATCGACGAGAAGCTCGGACAGTGGTGCCGCGTGCGTAGCGACGACGAAATCGTCGACACGCTCTGGGATGCCGGAGTTCCGGTCGCCAAGGTCATGCAGCCACATCGGCAGACCGAACTGCCGCAACTGGAGTTCCGGAGGTTCTTCGCGCAGGTCGACCACGCGGTCAACGGCACCGCGCGGCACACCACGCTGCCGATCCGCTTCTCCTCGGCACCCGAGCAGTTCGACATGCGCCCGGCACCTCTGCTGGGAGAGCACAACACCGAGATCCTCACCGGGATCGGGGTGACGGCCGCCGAGCTCGACAAGCTCGAAAGCGACAAGGTCATCGGACGGAAGCTGGCCTTCTAA
- a CDS encoding enoyl-CoA hydratase/isomerase family protein translates to MSDDRHPTAEEIIRYDKDPATKIATITFDRPDHLNAPTADARLRYADLLHRAEIDDDVKVVVIRGVGSNFGSGADIPEAMEMEMDPTAAGRIRELRVDDADAINFPPPGSYRRGASITQWYANSAAGCRSLQDFKKISIVEAKGYCYGWHFYQAADADLVIASDDTLFGHPAFRYIGFGPRMWTWAQTMGIRKFQEMVFTGRPFTAQEMYDCNFANRVVPREELEVEVEKYALACARTRPTDTVFMQKIFFELMKQQQGEYMGSMITALFESLGGTAMPDAADLSLDEDTLSAGINNAVKSNDDQFPPDFRLSKSGRRRP, encoded by the coding sequence ATGTCAGACGATCGACATCCCACCGCAGAGGAGATCATCCGCTACGACAAGGACCCGGCAACCAAGATCGCCACCATCACCTTCGACCGCCCGGATCACCTGAACGCACCCACCGCAGATGCGCGATTGCGCTACGCCGACCTGCTACACCGCGCCGAGATCGACGACGACGTCAAGGTGGTGGTGATCCGCGGAGTCGGATCCAACTTCGGTTCTGGCGCAGACATTCCCGAGGCGATGGAAATGGAGATGGATCCGACCGCGGCAGGCCGCATCCGGGAGCTGCGTGTCGACGACGCCGATGCCATCAACTTCCCTCCGCCCGGCTCCTACCGGCGCGGCGCGTCGATAACCCAGTGGTATGCGAACTCGGCGGCCGGCTGCCGCAGCCTTCAGGACTTCAAGAAGATCAGCATCGTCGAGGCGAAGGGCTACTGCTACGGCTGGCACTTCTACCAGGCCGCCGACGCAGACCTGGTCATCGCGAGTGACGACACACTGTTCGGTCATCCCGCCTTCCGCTACATCGGTTTCGGGCCTCGGATGTGGACATGGGCCCAGACCATGGGCATTCGCAAGTTCCAGGAGATGGTGTTCACCGGCCGGCCGTTCACCGCGCAGGAGATGTACGACTGCAACTTCGCCAATCGCGTGGTCCCCCGGGAGGAACTCGAGGTAGAGGTGGAGAAGTACGCACTCGCCTGCGCGCGTACCCGTCCCACGGACACCGTGTTCATGCAGAAGATCTTCTTCGAGCTGATGAAGCAGCAGCAGGGCGAATACATGGGCAGCATGATCACTGCCCTGTTCGAGTCACTCGGCGGCACGGCGATGCCCGACGCCGCAGACCTCAGCCTCGATGAGGACACCTTGTCGGCCGGTATCAACAACGCCGTCAAATCCAACGACGACCAGTTCCCTCCGGACTTCCGGCTCAGCAAGTCGGGTCGTCGCCGGCCCTGA
- a CDS encoding TetR/AcrR family transcriptional regulator gives MATVSGFSDEPADHGSATRQRKKEATQELILDTAERLFAENGIYAVSNRQIAEAAGQGNTAVVGYHFGSRTDLIRALVRRFHQGIEPTREAMLEQISGSTQIRDWIDCQVRPITMRFDELGSPTWFARFGAQLISDPELRDVMLEESWSDSPSLQQTVDGVSKCLPFLPAQVQPERTECALHLIINMCAQRERALADGLPLIRNTWSEMATGLVDIIVGIWTAPVTPA, from the coding sequence ATGGCTACCGTGTCGGGCTTCTCCGACGAGCCGGCCGATCACGGTTCGGCGACCCGCCAGCGCAAGAAGGAAGCCACCCAGGAACTGATCCTCGACACGGCCGAACGCCTTTTCGCGGAGAACGGGATCTATGCCGTGTCGAATCGGCAGATCGCCGAAGCAGCTGGTCAGGGCAACACGGCGGTCGTCGGGTACCACTTCGGAAGTCGCACCGACCTGATTCGCGCACTGGTCAGGCGCTTTCATCAGGGCATCGAACCCACCCGTGAGGCGATGCTCGAGCAGATCAGCGGATCCACCCAGATCCGCGACTGGATCGATTGCCAGGTCCGTCCGATCACCATGCGATTCGACGAACTCGGCTCGCCGACGTGGTTCGCACGGTTCGGGGCCCAGCTCATCTCCGATCCCGAACTCCGGGATGTCATGCTCGAGGAGTCATGGAGCGACTCCCCGTCCCTGCAGCAGACGGTGGACGGCGTGTCCAAGTGCTTGCCGTTCCTCCCCGCCCAGGTGCAACCGGAGCGGACCGAGTGCGCGCTGCACTTGATCATCAACATGTGCGCACAGCGGGAGCGCGCACTCGCCGACGGGCTACCACTCATCCGCAACACGTGGTCCGAGATGGCCACAGGCCTCGTTGACATCATCGTGGGCATCTGGACTGCGCCCGTCACACCCGCCTGA
- a CDS encoding SDR family NAD(P)-dependent oxidoreductase, with the protein MTNELSQKIAVVTGGASGLGRGIVEKFVAEGARVVIADVDEDGGRELRATLGDSVEFVPTDVSVPDEIAAVIDHAVAKFGRLDVMVNNAGISGTMHPSFLDDDLADFERVMKVNLLGVMAGTKYAAAQMAKTGGGSIVNISSIGGIQAGAAVLTYRASKAAVIHFSKSVAIDLAQHDVRVNCIAPGSIPTPLLAKSAEKMGADADTFVAMVRQMMAANRPLKRDGSEEDVAEAALFLASERSRYVTATLLPVDGGTSAGAPTQTQQSGGQERKSDDSELVGSGRGGEG; encoded by the coding sequence ATGACCAATGAGTTGTCTCAGAAGATCGCCGTCGTCACCGGTGGTGCGTCCGGGCTCGGCAGGGGCATCGTCGAGAAGTTCGTCGCCGAAGGTGCCCGCGTGGTCATCGCCGACGTGGACGAGGACGGCGGACGTGAACTCCGTGCGACCCTCGGCGACTCCGTCGAGTTCGTCCCGACCGATGTCTCTGTCCCCGATGAGATTGCGGCAGTGATAGATCACGCGGTGGCGAAGTTCGGGCGCCTCGATGTGATGGTCAACAACGCCGGGATATCGGGCACCATGCACCCGAGCTTTCTCGACGACGACCTCGCGGACTTCGAGCGCGTGATGAAGGTCAACCTGCTCGGCGTCATGGCAGGTACGAAGTACGCCGCGGCCCAGATGGCGAAGACAGGCGGTGGTTCGATCGTCAACATCTCCTCGATCGGCGGGATACAGGCCGGTGCCGCCGTACTGACCTACCGCGCCTCCAAGGCCGCGGTGATCCACTTCTCCAAGTCGGTGGCCATCGACCTCGCGCAACACGACGTTCGGGTGAACTGTATTGCTCCGGGGAGCATCCCGACTCCGCTTCTGGCCAAGTCGGCAGAGAAGATGGGCGCCGACGCCGATACCTTCGTCGCCATGGTCCGGCAGATGATGGCGGCCAACCGACCGCTCAAACGTGACGGTTCCGAAGAAGACGTCGCCGAGGCCGCGCTTTTCCTGGCCTCCGAGCGGTCGCGCTACGTGACCGCGACGTTGCTGCCGGTGGACGGCGGGACGTCCGCCGGTGCGCCCACCCAGACTCAGCAGAGCGGCGGACAAGAGCGGAAGTCGGATGACTCCGAGCTCGTCGGCTCCGGTCGGGGTGGGGAGGGATGA
- a CDS encoding ferredoxin, giving the protein MKITIDQDKCIASGQCVAAADAVFDQRDDDGIAFLIDEDPPTSEADDVRHAAAVCPALAIVVDD; this is encoded by the coding sequence ATGAAGATCACCATCGATCAGGACAAATGTATCGCGTCGGGCCAGTGCGTTGCGGCCGCAGATGCGGTCTTCGATCAGCGAGATGACGACGGTATCGCGTTTCTGATCGATGAGGATCCGCCGACGTCGGAGGCCGATGACGTCCGGCACGCGGCAGCGGTCTGCCCTGCCCTGGCCATCGTCGTCGACGACTGA